The Algoriphagus sp. TR-M9 genome has a window encoding:
- a CDS encoding phosphatase PAP2 family protein — MIDQLIAWDEELFLWLNSFHNSWMDQAMFLITGTTIWFPFYAILIYFIYKENPQNSWWVFGGIALAILIADQVTSGIMKPYFERLRPCHDERWTEQIHNYKRCGGLFGFASSHAANTFALAVFLNLKMHGKLRFLPWLFLWAAVVSYSRIYLGVHYPLDVLVGALVGALAGLTSWLLVVFLKREILKKLLK, encoded by the coding sequence ATGATAGATCAACTCATAGCTTGGGACGAGGAGCTTTTCCTTTGGTTGAACTCCTTTCACAATTCCTGGATGGACCAGGCTATGTTCCTGATTACAGGTACAACGATCTGGTTTCCATTCTATGCCATTCTGATTTATTTCATCTACAAGGAAAACCCGCAAAATAGCTGGTGGGTATTTGGGGGTATAGCATTAGCTATTCTGATTGCAGATCAGGTGACTTCAGGTATCATGAAGCCTTATTTTGAACGCCTGCGTCCCTGCCACGACGAGCGATGGACCGAACAGATACATAATTACAAACGATGCGGTGGTTTGTTTGGATTTGCCTCTTCGCATGCGGCTAATACTTTTGCGCTTGCTGTATTTCTCAACCTGAAAATGCACGGCAAATTGAGGTTTTTGCCTTGGCTCTTCTTATGGGCAGCAGTGGTATCCTATTCCAGAATTTATCTAGGCGTTCATTATCCGCTGGATGTATTGGTAGGAGCACTCGTAGGTGCATTGGCAGGCCTCACCTCCTGGCTTTTGGTAGTTTTTTTAAAAAGAGAAATTCTCAAAAAACTATTGAAGTAA
- the hemF gene encoding oxygen-dependent coproporphyrinogen oxidase: protein MHTFTMARKSKEEIAELFKNLQDHICSELERHDGEGSFKEDIWERPAGGGGRTRTMGSGKILDKGGVAFSAVHGPTPEKILKKLNLDQADFFATGVSIVIHPINPMVPIIHMNVRYFEMSTGEHWFGGGIDLTPHYIDVEDARYFHQEVKKTCDQFDESFYPKFKPWADDYFYLKHRDETRGIGGVFYDRLQASSDEEFEKLIQFSLAIGKLFPDVYGYFMKKNDALPYNYIDESWQNLRRGRYVEFNLVWDAGTKFGLDTNGRTESILMSMPPMAEWEYMYEVKPGSKEEFTQKHLKKGIDWLSYQP, encoded by the coding sequence ATGCACACTTTTACTATGGCTAGAAAGAGCAAAGAAGAAATCGCAGAATTATTCAAAAACCTTCAGGATCATATCTGCTCAGAATTAGAGCGACATGACGGGGAAGGTAGCTTTAAAGAGGATATCTGGGAAAGACCTGCCGGAGGTGGGGGTAGAACACGAACTATGGGAAGTGGTAAGATTCTCGATAAGGGAGGAGTGGCATTTTCTGCCGTACATGGACCTACACCGGAGAAAATCCTTAAGAAACTAAACCTGGATCAAGCTGACTTCTTTGCTACCGGTGTTTCCATAGTCATTCATCCTATCAATCCCATGGTGCCTATCATTCATATGAATGTGCGGTACTTTGAAATGAGTACTGGAGAGCATTGGTTTGGTGGTGGAATCGATCTGACTCCACATTACATAGATGTAGAAGATGCAAGGTACTTCCATCAGGAAGTGAAGAAAACCTGTGATCAATTTGACGAATCATTTTACCCTAAGTTCAAGCCATGGGCAGACGATTACTTTTACCTGAAGCATAGAGACGAGACCCGGGGCATAGGCGGGGTTTTCTACGATAGATTACAGGCCAGTTCTGATGAAGAGTTTGAGAAACTCATCCAGTTCAGTTTAGCTATTGGAAAGCTTTTTCCGGATGTCTATGGGTACTTTATGAAGAAAAATGATGCCTTACCTTATAACTATATAGATGAATCTTGGCAAAATCTCCGAAGAGGTAGATATGTGGAATTCAATCTGGTCTGGGATGCAGGAACCAAATTTGGTCTGGACACCAATGGTCGTACCGAAAGCATACTCATGAGCATGCCTCCTATGGCGGAATGGGAATATATGTATGAGGTCAAACCAGGGTCAAAAGAAGAATTCACCCAAAAACATCTCAAAAAGGGCATTGACTGGCTAAGTTACCAACCATGA